A section of the Gloeobacter violaceus PCC 7421 genome encodes:
- a CDS encoding Uma2 family endonuclease produces the protein MWYYDPTRPLPSSAELPDSDDAPVDNELQELIPVLLRSILDELWQERRDWLFAIDMGVYYDPELPAIVPDGFISLGVERVIDENLRPSYVLWEENGIVPCFVLEVVSQTYRGEYDKKLQQYARLGVPCYAVYDPSLSPRRRRRHAPLEVYRLVDGAYQLQPTEGPVWIPQLQLALGREAGTFRAVTREWLYWYDERGNRYPTPGELLEQSRQQLRLEQQRAEQERQRAEQERQRAEVLERRLRELGVDPDG, from the coding sequence ATGTGGTACTACGATCCCACCCGCCCTCTGCCCTCCTCGGCGGAGCTTCCCGACTCCGACGATGCCCCCGTGGATAACGAACTGCAGGAACTGATTCCCGTACTGCTGCGCTCGATTCTCGACGAGCTGTGGCAGGAGCGCCGCGACTGGCTGTTTGCCATCGACATGGGCGTCTACTACGACCCCGAGCTGCCCGCTATCGTCCCCGACGGCTTCATCAGCCTGGGCGTCGAGCGGGTCATCGATGAGAATTTGCGCCCGAGCTATGTGCTCTGGGAAGAAAACGGCATCGTCCCCTGCTTCGTGCTGGAGGTGGTCTCCCAGACCTACCGGGGCGAGTACGACAAGAAACTGCAGCAGTACGCGCGCCTGGGCGTGCCCTGCTACGCCGTATACGACCCGAGCTTGAGCCCCCGGCGGCGACGGCGGCACGCGCCGCTGGAGGTTTACAGGCTGGTGGATGGGGCTTACCAGTTGCAACCGACTGAGGGGCCAGTCTGGATACCGCAGTTGCAGCTTGCCCTCGGGCGGGAAGCCGGCACTTTCCGGGCGGTGACGCGCGAGTGGCTCTACTGGTACGACGAGCGGGGAAACCGCTACCCCACCCCAGGCGAACTGCTCGAACAATCCCGGCAGCAACTGCGCCTTGAGCAGCAGCGCGCCGAACAGGAGCGACAAAGAGCCGAGCAGGAGCGACAAAGAGCTGAGGTTCTGGAGCGGCGCCTGCGCGAACTGGGCGTCGATCCTGACGGTTGA
- a CDS encoding DNA polymerase III subunit gamma/tau — protein MAYEPLHHKYRPQRFGDVVGQGPIVTTLTNALKAGRIAHAYLFTGSRGTGKTTTARLIAKALNCIHGPTPDPCGRCEQCLAIATGSALDVIEIDAASNTGVDNIRELIERAQFAPVQSRQKVYILDEVHMLSSAAFNCLLKTLEEPPAHVTFVLATTDPQKVLPTVISRCQRFDFRRIPLTDMVKHLEEIAWKEDIDIEHEAVELVAQIAQGGLRDAESLLDQLALLEGTIGAERIWQLVGAVPERELLVIGECIQAGDSTRLIEQVRRLLDSGKEPLQVLQDLLGFYRDLLIAHTAPDRRDLVAVTAASWQQMCERAKTLSIPQLLALQERLRQAEPQIKTSTQPRLWLEVGLLGLLASPSQNQPVALAPAAARPAAPVPVPPPRPAEERPTPPPPAAPRGVEERPNSVPQPPVEPTPPQRPQVPPPSIEPAAAIHRPARPSGSTPDGTGLRERWPEWIRLIPQPTQSLMSSSFWLEETPKRLVIGFTTEPLVKRASEPRRLKQIQEVLQQFLGRPIEVQFHIGKAPAAAPAVAVASSQSAAYTPPPVSFSPPAPPEVTPVSPTTVAPPSAAKPPLSDEEPDELDRAARGLAEFFNGEVISFDGEAEELPGATQPGAAEVSDIDDDEDIPF, from the coding sequence ATGGCCTACGAGCCCCTGCACCATAAATACCGCCCCCAGCGCTTCGGTGATGTGGTGGGGCAGGGACCGATCGTCACCACCCTCACCAACGCCCTCAAAGCGGGTCGCATCGCCCATGCGTATTTATTCACCGGCTCGCGGGGCACCGGTAAAACCACTACCGCCCGGTTGATCGCCAAGGCCCTCAACTGCATCCACGGTCCCACCCCCGACCCCTGCGGGCGCTGCGAACAGTGCCTGGCCATCGCCACCGGCAGCGCCCTCGATGTCATCGAGATCGACGCCGCCTCGAACACCGGCGTCGACAACATCCGCGAACTCATCGAGCGCGCCCAGTTCGCTCCGGTCCAGAGCAGACAAAAAGTATACATACTTGACGAAGTTCATATGCTCAGCTCTGCAGCGTTCAATTGCCTGCTCAAGACGCTGGAGGAGCCCCCCGCGCATGTAACCTTTGTACTGGCTACTACCGATCCCCAAAAAGTGTTGCCCACGGTGATTTCGCGCTGCCAGCGCTTCGATTTTCGGCGTATCCCGCTTACGGACATGGTCAAGCATCTGGAGGAGATCGCCTGGAAAGAGGACATCGACATCGAGCACGAAGCGGTCGAACTGGTGGCGCAGATTGCCCAGGGGGGATTGCGCGACGCTGAGAGTCTGCTCGATCAACTCGCTTTGCTCGAAGGGACTATCGGGGCAGAACGGATCTGGCAACTGGTGGGGGCGGTTCCCGAGCGGGAGTTGCTCGTCATCGGCGAGTGCATCCAGGCCGGGGACAGCACGCGGCTCATCGAGCAGGTGCGCCGGTTGCTCGACAGCGGTAAGGAGCCTTTGCAGGTACTGCAGGATCTGCTCGGGTTCTACCGGGATCTGCTCATCGCCCACACCGCCCCCGATCGGCGGGATCTGGTGGCGGTGACCGCCGCGAGCTGGCAGCAGATGTGCGAGCGGGCTAAGACCCTGAGTATTCCGCAGCTGCTGGCGCTGCAGGAGCGATTGCGCCAGGCGGAACCGCAGATCAAAACCTCCACCCAACCGAGGCTGTGGCTGGAGGTGGGGTTGCTGGGACTGCTGGCTTCCCCCAGCCAAAATCAGCCGGTTGCACTCGCCCCGGCTGCGGCCAGACCCGCCGCTCCAGTCCCGGTCCCGCCGCCGCGCCCGGCTGAGGAGCGGCCGACCCCACCGCCTCCTGCTGCGCCGCGTGGGGTCGAGGAGCGGCCCAACTCCGTACCGCAACCGCCGGTCGAGCCAACTCCGCCCCAGCGCCCACAAGTTCCACCCCCGTCGATTGAACCGGCGGCAGCCATTCACCGGCCGGCCAGACCGTCGGGGTCCACCCCCGACGGCACCGGCCTGCGCGAGCGGTGGCCGGAGTGGATCCGCCTGATTCCCCAGCCGACCCAGAGCTTGATGTCTTCGAGCTTCTGGCTGGAGGAGACTCCCAAGCGCCTGGTCATCGGCTTTACCACCGAGCCCCTGGTAAAGCGGGCCAGCGAGCCCCGGCGCCTCAAGCAGATTCAGGAAGTGCTCCAGCAATTTTTGGGCCGGCCGATCGAAGTGCAGTTCCATATCGGCAAAGCCCCTGCTGCCGCACCGGCCGTTGCGGTTGCCTCTTCCCAGTCGGCCGCCTACACTCCGCCACCGGTGAGTTTTAGCCCGCCGGCACCTCCTGAAGTAACCCCTGTTTCTCCGACGACCGTCGCGCCGCCGAGCGCGGCAAAGCCGCCGCTCAGCGACGAGGAACCGGACGAACTCGACCGCGCCGCCCGCGGCCTCGCCGAATTTTTTAACGGCGAGGTGATCAGTTTCGACGGCGAAGCGGAGGAGCTGCCGGGTGCCACCCAGCCCGGCGCCGCCGAGGTGAGCGACATCGACGATGACGAAGACATTCCGTTTTGA
- a CDS encoding DUF3067 family protein, whose protein sequence is MTGTQLRDFLQRKWGRPYDVRLFRRGDRLYLQVMWRYLGQGTFALSEAQYDAHLERIGRQLRELGVEEQVIAFLERTREKPRIGRAVSLPLQLPE, encoded by the coding sequence ATGACAGGCACGCAACTGCGGGATTTTCTGCAGCGCAAGTGGGGAAGACCCTACGACGTTCGACTATTTCGCCGCGGCGATCGCCTGTATTTGCAGGTGATGTGGCGCTACCTGGGGCAGGGAACCTTTGCCCTGAGCGAAGCCCAGTACGACGCACACCTCGAGCGCATTGGCCGGCAGTTGCGCGAACTGGGTGTCGAGGAGCAGGTGATCGCCTTTTTGGAGCGCACCCGCGAGAAGCCGCGCATCGGCCGGGCGGTGTCGCTGCCTTTACAGCTGCCTGAATAA
- a CDS encoding TonB-dependent receptor plug domain-containing protein, with protein sequence MSTERHSRARARPAWNWLLFAIAYGWIPAVPSLALPTVADLLPDMSTRAGDLLVQSSGDASPAEPTSPGNDSDLLPAVTVTATRRSEPILDVPTATTIVPSAQAQERTQTDLADLLRGETGVYVRATNPSAGSPVIRGATGRDVLLLVDGFRLSPAFARPNVQYQSLVDPFFIDQIEIVRGPVSTLYGSDAMGGATNVITPSFKAGEPAFRLHTDYNTNPAGSSTYFQYQGGSERAWAMMGLTYRSFGDLAVGAAPDLQVIFPNPTARIGRSGYEYYGANFKGEVRLADNQFLTLTTQYSRIPTVQRQDGIIQGYGENVTSAQRGFSPQGRTFFLGEYRAVFNHSWLDEVRVRLGYQQIQDDRFQRNFARPRPSFPDYGSGTPSPDITLESNFSDLIGTSAVLKSTWGNNVFTYGAEAYFDLVGSTRSIRNDTTGTIPDPNGSRYVDGSTFNQYGLFVQDEIDWSTQFKTLLGLRYSLVDVSVPFSAVRPNSSGFGRRFEALTANAGFLYRFERELQFVMNLGTGFRAPNINDLGNAGERRASDINLPNSSLNPEKVFSVDGGLRWAGSDFKGEVIGFWSRYTDRITSQSVGTVVNSDGSTSEVFQSVNRDNETIWGIELGGRYRLGDVWSLFATGTFTYAEAPLVGETVIPPFNGVLGVRFEPTAGAYIEPYLRYATYQGRLSENNLTDTRINPNGTPGFVVPNLRAGFPLSGATTLRVNVNNVLNTNYREHGTTLDAPGFGVNVGIDALF encoded by the coding sequence GTGAGCACCGAACGTCACTCCAGAGCGCGCGCCCGTCCGGCTTGGAATTGGCTGCTTTTCGCCATAGCCTACGGTTGGATCCCGGCAGTACCCAGCCTCGCTCTACCCACCGTCGCGGACCTGCTGCCGGACATGAGCACCCGGGCCGGCGATCTGCTGGTCCAGTCCTCCGGTGATGCTTCGCCCGCCGAGCCCACGAGTCCCGGCAACGACAGCGATCTGCTGCCTGCGGTCACCGTCACCGCCACGCGCAGAAGCGAGCCCATTCTCGACGTGCCGACGGCGACCACGATTGTCCCTAGCGCCCAGGCTCAAGAGCGAACCCAGACGGATCTTGCGGATCTGCTGCGCGGCGAGACGGGCGTGTACGTGCGCGCCACCAACCCGAGCGCCGGATCGCCCGTGATCCGGGGAGCGACCGGCCGGGATGTGCTGTTGTTGGTGGACGGCTTTCGGCTTTCGCCCGCTTTCGCGCGCCCGAACGTTCAGTACCAGAGCCTGGTCGATCCGTTCTTCATCGATCAAATCGAGATTGTACGCGGACCGGTTTCGACGCTCTACGGTTCGGATGCCATGGGCGGGGCCACCAACGTGATCACTCCGAGCTTCAAAGCGGGCGAACCCGCCTTTCGCCTGCACACCGACTACAACACCAACCCGGCAGGGAGCAGCACGTACTTTCAGTACCAGGGCGGCAGTGAGCGTGCGTGGGCGATGATGGGCCTCACTTACCGCAGCTTCGGCGATCTGGCCGTTGGGGCCGCTCCCGACTTGCAGGTGATCTTCCCCAATCCCACGGCGCGCATCGGCCGCTCGGGCTACGAGTACTACGGCGCCAATTTCAAAGGGGAAGTGCGCCTGGCGGACAACCAGTTTTTGACCCTTACCACCCAGTACAGCCGCATCCCGACCGTCCAGCGCCAGGACGGGATCATCCAGGGTTATGGCGAGAACGTCACCTCTGCCCAGCGCGGCTTTTCGCCCCAGGGGCGCACCTTCTTCCTGGGCGAGTACCGGGCGGTTTTTAATCATTCCTGGCTAGACGAAGTGCGCGTGCGTCTGGGTTATCAGCAGATCCAGGACGATCGCTTCCAGCGCAATTTTGCCCGGCCCCGGCCGAGCTTTCCCGACTACGGCAGCGGCACCCCGAGCCCCGACATCACCCTGGAGAGCAACTTCTCGGATCTGATCGGCACCTCGGCGGTGCTCAAGAGCACTTGGGGCAATAACGTTTTCACCTACGGCGCGGAGGCCTACTTCGACCTGGTGGGCAGCACCCGATCGATACGCAACGACACAACCGGTACCATCCCCGACCCGAACGGTTCGCGCTACGTCGACGGCTCGACATTCAACCAGTACGGTCTATTTGTGCAGGATGAGATCGACTGGAGTACCCAGTTCAAGACCCTGCTTGGGCTGCGCTATTCGCTAGTGGATGTATCCGTTCCCTTCAGTGCCGTGCGCCCCAACAGTTCCGGCTTCGGCCGCCGCTTCGAGGCGCTCACCGCCAATGCCGGTTTTCTGTATCGTTTTGAGCGGGAGCTGCAGTTTGTCATGAATCTGGGTACGGGCTTTCGCGCTCCGAACATCAACGACCTGGGCAACGCCGGGGAGCGGCGCGCCAGCGACATCAACCTCCCCAATTCCAGCCTCAACCCCGAGAAGGTTTTCTCCGTCGACGGCGGTCTGCGCTGGGCAGGCAGTGACTTTAAAGGCGAAGTGATCGGGTTTTGGAGCCGCTACACCGATCGGATCACCTCGCAGAGCGTGGGTACCGTGGTCAACTCCGACGGCAGCACCTCTGAGGTTTTCCAGTCGGTCAACCGCGACAACGAGACCATCTGGGGAATCGAGTTGGGCGGGCGCTACCGTCTCGGGGATGTCTGGTCGCTCTTTGCCACCGGCACCTTCACCTACGCGGAAGCGCCCCTGGTGGGCGAGACGGTGATCCCGCCCTTTAACGGCGTGCTGGGCGTTCGCTTTGAACCGACGGCGGGAGCCTACATCGAGCCCTACCTACGCTACGCCACCTACCAGGGACGGCTTTCGGAGAATAACCTCACCGATACGCGCATCAACCCAAACGGCACCCCCGGCTTCGTCGTTCCCAACCTGCGGGCCGGTTTTCCCCTCAGCGGCGCGACAACGCTGCGGGTGAACGTCAACAATGTGCTCAACACCAATTACCGCGAGCACGGCA